Proteins found in one Scomber scombrus chromosome 15, fScoSco1.1, whole genome shotgun sequence genomic segment:
- the nadk2 gene encoding NAD kinase 2, mitochondrial isoform X1, with amino-acid sequence MAEFMVVCSVRRMTRRSVVNLVCLGNRAVSLMYGTSPRPLHTTICNTSSQPKTGFTPEKVAVVTKTTRYEFEQQRYRYSGLSEEDLKQLLRMKGSSYSGLLERHNIHTSNVEHIVKSLRKEGIEVRVVKRGEYDKEVVRWADAIISAGGDGTMLLVASKVLSKDKPVVGVNTDPERSEGHLCLPVRYTHAFPEALEKLRRGEFRWLWRQRIRLHLEGTGINPTPVDLHEQQLSLEQHNQAHRITTMDSQRRTGTLHESFSKPSLLPIRSLNEIFIGESLSSRASYYEISVDDGPWEKQKSSGLSICTGTGSKAWSYNINKLDGQSVEEVLKIGKAQTGLEIPLNPEFIEKVTEQYNDSLVFSPEDRRLLFSVREPIVNRVFSSGQQRGFANKVCVRSRCWDACMVVDGGTSFEFNDGAIATISMSDEDQLRTVVLEN; translated from the exons atggccGAGTTTATGGTTGTGTGTTCGGTTAGAAGAATGACTCGCCGCTCCGTGGTGAACCTGGTGTGTCTGGGGAATCGAGCTGTCAGCTTAATGTACGGGACGTCGCCTCGCCCCCTCCACACTACCATATGCAACACTTCATCACAGCCCAAAACTGGCTTCACACCGGAGAAAGTGGCGGTGGTGACAAAGACTACACGGTATGAGTTTGAACAGCAGCGGTATCGCTACTCAGGTCTGTCAGAGGAGGACTTAAAACAGCTG cTTCGTATGAAAGGTTCCAGTTACAGCGGCCTGCTGGAAAGACACAACATCCACACCAGCAATGTGGAGCATATTGTAAAGAGCCTGCG GAAAGAAGGCATCGAGGTGCGAGTGGTGAAAAGAGGAGAGTATGATAAAGAAGTGGTGCGATGGGCAGATGCCATCATCTCTGCTGGAG GTGACGGGACAATGCTACTTGTTGCCAGTAAGGTTTTAAGCAAGGACAAACCAGTTGTTGGAGTAAACACAGACCCTGAGAG GTCAGAAGGTCATCTGTGTCTGCCTGTGCGGTACACTCATGCCTTCCCAGAGGCTCTGGAGAAACTCAGACGTGGTGAGTTCAG GTGGCTCTGGCGTCAGAGGATCCGGCTGCATCTAGAAGGTACCGGAATCAACCCGACCCCGGTGGACCTGCACGAACAGCAGCTGAGCCTGGAGCAGCACAACCAAGCCCACCGCATCACCACCATGGACAGCCAGCGGA GGACAGGAACACTACACGAGAGCTTCTCCAAGCCTAGTCTGCTCCCCATCAGAAGCCTGAATGAAATTTTCATCGGAGAATCTCTGTCCTCCAG GGCTTCTTACTATGAGATCTCAGTGGACGACGGGCCGTGGGAAAAGCAGAAGAGTTCAGGACTGAGCATTTGTACGGGAACAGGATCCAAAGCCTG GTCTTACAATATCAACAAACTTGATGGACAATCTGTGGAGGAGGTTTTAAAAATTG GAAAGGCCCAAACAGGTCTAGAAATCCCACTTAATCCTGAATTTATTGAAAAGG ttACTGAACAATATAACGATTCCCTGGTGTTCAGTCCTGAGGACAGACGCTTGTTGTTCAGCGTCAGGGAGCCCATTGTCAACAGAGTGTTCTCCAGCGGCCAGCAGAGAGGCTTCGCCAACAA GGTGTGCGTTCGCTCGCGGTGCTGGGACGCCTGCATGGTGGTCGACGGCGGGACCTCGTTCGAGTTCAACGACGGCGCCATAGCAACAATCAGCATGAGCGACGAAGATCAGCTCCGCACCGTGGTCCTGGAGAACTGA
- the nadk2 gene encoding NAD kinase 2, mitochondrial isoform X2, which translates to MAEFMVVCSVRRMTRRSVVNLVCLGNRAVSLMYGTSPRPLHTTICNTSSQPKTGFTPEKVAVVTKTTRYEFEQQRYRYSGLSEEDLKQLLRMKGSSYSGLLERHNIHTSNVEHIVKSLRKEGIEVRVVKRGEYDKEVVRWADAIISAGGDGTMLLVASKVLSKDKPVVGVNTDPERSEGHLCLPVRYTHAFPEALEKLRRGEFRWLWRQRIRLHLEGTGINPTPVDLHEQQLSLEQHNQAHRITTMDSQRRTGTLHESFSKPSLLPIRSLNEIFIGESLSSRVKLKSFKLHVKLLLHRASYYEISVDDGPWEKQKSSGLSICTGTGSKAWSYNINKLDGQSVEEVLKIGKAQTGLEIPLNPEFIEKVTEQYNDSLVFSPEDRRLLFSVREPIVNRVFSSGQQRGFANKVCVRSRCWDACMVVDGGTSFEFNDGAIATISMSDEDQLRTVVLEN; encoded by the exons atggccGAGTTTATGGTTGTGTGTTCGGTTAGAAGAATGACTCGCCGCTCCGTGGTGAACCTGGTGTGTCTGGGGAATCGAGCTGTCAGCTTAATGTACGGGACGTCGCCTCGCCCCCTCCACACTACCATATGCAACACTTCATCACAGCCCAAAACTGGCTTCACACCGGAGAAAGTGGCGGTGGTGACAAAGACTACACGGTATGAGTTTGAACAGCAGCGGTATCGCTACTCAGGTCTGTCAGAGGAGGACTTAAAACAGCTG cTTCGTATGAAAGGTTCCAGTTACAGCGGCCTGCTGGAAAGACACAACATCCACACCAGCAATGTGGAGCATATTGTAAAGAGCCTGCG GAAAGAAGGCATCGAGGTGCGAGTGGTGAAAAGAGGAGAGTATGATAAAGAAGTGGTGCGATGGGCAGATGCCATCATCTCTGCTGGAG GTGACGGGACAATGCTACTTGTTGCCAGTAAGGTTTTAAGCAAGGACAAACCAGTTGTTGGAGTAAACACAGACCCTGAGAG GTCAGAAGGTCATCTGTGTCTGCCTGTGCGGTACACTCATGCCTTCCCAGAGGCTCTGGAGAAACTCAGACGTGGTGAGTTCAG GTGGCTCTGGCGTCAGAGGATCCGGCTGCATCTAGAAGGTACCGGAATCAACCCGACCCCGGTGGACCTGCACGAACAGCAGCTGAGCCTGGAGCAGCACAACCAAGCCCACCGCATCACCACCATGGACAGCCAGCGGA GGACAGGAACACTACACGAGAGCTTCTCCAAGCCTAGTCTGCTCCCCATCAGAAGCCTGAATGAAATTTTCATCGGAGAATCTCTGTCCTCCAG GGTGAAGTTAAAATCCTTCAAACTCCATGTCAAACTCTTGCTCCATAGGGCTTCTTACTATGAGATCTCAGTGGACGACGGGCCGTGGGAAAAGCAGAAGAGTTCAGGACTGAGCATTTGTACGGGAACAGGATCCAAAGCCTG GTCTTACAATATCAACAAACTTGATGGACAATCTGTGGAGGAGGTTTTAAAAATTG GAAAGGCCCAAACAGGTCTAGAAATCCCACTTAATCCTGAATTTATTGAAAAGG ttACTGAACAATATAACGATTCCCTGGTGTTCAGTCCTGAGGACAGACGCTTGTTGTTCAGCGTCAGGGAGCCCATTGTCAACAGAGTGTTCTCCAGCGGCCAGCAGAGAGGCTTCGCCAACAA GGTGTGCGTTCGCTCGCGGTGCTGGGACGCCTGCATGGTGGTCGACGGCGGGACCTCGTTCGAGTTCAACGACGGCGCCATAGCAACAATCAGCATGAGCGACGAAGATCAGCTCCGCACCGTGGTCCTGGAGAACTGA